A window from Nothobranchius furzeri strain GRZ-AD chromosome 17, NfurGRZ-RIMD1, whole genome shotgun sequence encodes these proteins:
- the poc5 gene encoding centrosomal protein POC5, which translates to MSSEEEDPTSPVLPKDSDRGSSVSSDLQDEYEELLRHAVVTPKLETLAGGQSKGLKSQSKCDSKSQHQRAAVKDGWLSSRSERSSQASPVIAKSFTPLKTSHADRTAGQSSSRRPALSENVPSERSGSISPEALHEFAATEIFISEENINKMESILDTWSSNLKSNVLTELRKWKLTFMEQHKVEMKKEKERHATQTAGLKAELESLKELLHTYETSNQRKDQVITNLSQVLDRQKEKLEKMRSFMHWRLQHAEAKEEAHAAQVAQQHYNMQLKKKVWFGWHGLIQKHWKVVVERACRSRAEEVCTRLSTDYEARLAEHCEALEKAQTEIRRLQVERERSEESMKKAFMRGVCALNMETLSMFQSAEGRPEQLPLHEQHDAEDEPRSASLAHLQPYPSTSTRFSPIHFDQPEPSYREHEYIVGSRAPTSQEEVLPPTTVVHSSLPLGGIAGSHKQVSSRVVTAGQQKPSKTVTARITARADLGKSARSNLQVMGVAPPISSVVVERHHPVTQLTVGQATAAKFPRSSKQSHTSAAARGSSRTHTNTCHVHSIKVVD; encoded by the exons ATGTCTTCAGAAGAAGAGGATCCAACCAGTCCCGTTCTGCCCAAAGATTCAGACCGAGGCAGCTCTGTATCCTCTGATCTTCag GACGAGTACGAGGAGCTCCTCCGCCATGCTGTTGTCACCCCTAAGCTTGAGACACTTGCTGGTGGTCAATCAAAGGGTCTGAAGTCACAGAGTAAATGTGATTCAAAGTCACAACACCAGCGAG CTGCTGTCAAAGATGGATGGTTGTCCAGCAGGAGTGAGCGATCGTCACAGGCTTCACCTGTAATCGCCAAGTCCTTTACACCTCTAAAAACCTCACACG ctgacagaacagcaggtcagTCATCTAGCAGGCGGCCTGCGCTTTCAGAAAACGTCCCATCTGAGAGGTCCGGGTCAATCAGCCCAGAAGCCCTTCATGAGTTTGCTGCCACAGAGATATTCATTTCAGAGGAGAACatcaacaaaatggaaagtattcTGGACACATGGAGTAGCAACCTGAAG TCTAATGTGCTGACGGAGTTACGGAAGTGGAAGCTCACGTTCATGGAGCAACACAAGGTGGAGATGAAGAAGGAAAAGGAAAGGCACGCAACCCAGACAGCTGGTCTAAAGGCGGAGTTAGAGAGCCTGAAGGAGCTGCTACACACCTACGAGACATCCAACCAGAGAAAAGATCAG GTGATTACGAATCTGAGCCAGGTGTTGGACAGACAAAAAGAGAAGCTTGAGAAGATGAGATCCTTCATGCACTGGAGACTTCAGCATGCAGAGGCTAAAGAAGAA GCTCATGCTGCTCAGGTAGCACAGCAGCACTACAACATGCAGCTGAAGAAGAAGGTTTGGTTTGGCTGGCACGGTCTGATCCAGAAACACTGGAAGGTCGTGGTGGAACGGGCTTGCCGTTCAAGAGCTGAAGAGGTCTGCACCAGGTTGTCCACAGATTACGAGGCCAGGCTGGCAGAG CACTGCGAGGCTCTAGAAAAGGCTCAAACGGAGATTCGGAGACTACAAGTAGAACGAGAGCGTTCTGAGGAGTCCATGAAGAAAGCTTTCATGAGGGGGGTGTGTGCTCTCAACATGGAGACTCTCAGCATGTTCCAGTCTGCAGAGGGTCGGCCGGAGCAGCTGCCTCTTCATGAACAGCATG ATGCtgaggatgagcctcgatcagcttCGCTGGCTCACCTCCAGCCGTATCCCTCCACCTCAACTAGGTTTAGTCCAATCCACTTTGATCAACCCGAACCTTCCTACAGGGAACATGAATATATT GTGGGTTCTAGAGCCCCCACATCCCAGGAAGAGGTACTTCCTCCCACTACAGTGGTCCACAGCTCTCTCCCTCTTGGAGGCATTGCAGGTTCCCACAAACAG GTCAGTAGTCGCGTCGTGACAGCAGGTCAACAAAAACCTTCAAAGACTGTgaccgcccgcatcactgcacggGCCGATCTCGGTAAATCCGCCCGCTCCAACCTCCAGGTGATGGGTGTGGCTCCACCCATAAGCTCTGTAGTCGTTGAACGCCACCATCCTGTTACGCAG CTGACCGTGGGACAGGCCACAGCTGCCAAGTTTCCTCGATCGTCCAAGCAGAGCCACACCTCTGCGGCAGCCAGAGGCTCCTCCAGAACCCACACCAACACGTGTCATGTACACTCCATCAAAGTAGTTGACTGA
- the ankdd1b gene encoding ankyrin repeat and death domain-containing protein 1B, translating into MEKRVVALKTLIKEKKNTLDPQRWVQTETIRGFADFIHKKQTDKETDDSFDSKEMLLETEKEFIEAAKRNDVETMKRLGKGLNINARNVHNRTALHFAVAGKNKEAVQLLLQRRVKVDQKDKYGVAPLHLAAWFGSLDIMKLLVQVGAEQKIENEEGLNILHCAAINDHSEIVEYIINDLQMRELDRDDQSECRPFALAAEHGCVQMLNTLMEPHNMATMKPNKRGDTPLHLAARNGHLDAVQLLLQSFDTRDEVNTDGETALYQAADKGQEECVLALLEAGCDPNILTVAKCSALHPVSERGDTSLVQLLLEYHAHTDFKNQHLNAPLHLAVKNSHLPVIHSLLAAGCNINVTDKTSQTALHLAAESGRTEVVEMLLKAGMNLTLCDRQGKTALGVAARANEVIIVDMIIKAERYYAWRQANPELNESVHSEYPLTFKLDHRHETKQLRSIAWRLAYELLKAGDWKRLAEHWGFTKEQVSAISEQWTGQRSYKEHGNRMLLIWLHGEELTQRSPAKELYQALVHTGNGRAADKIRTEDENISSKSCRVS; encoded by the exons TACTCGAAACGGAGAAGGAGTTTATCGAGGCAGCCAAGAGGAATGACGTGGAGACCATGAAGCGTCTTGGAAAGGGTCTTAACATCAATGCAAGGAATGTG CACAACAGGACAGCCCTCCACTTTGCAGTGGCTGGCAAAAACAAAGAAGCTGTTCAGCTTCTTCTGCAGCGCCGGGTCAAGGTGGATCAGAAAGACAAG TACGGCGTGGCCCCCCTTCATCTAGCTGCCTGGTTTGGCAGTTTGGACATCATGAAGTTGTTGGTGCAGGTTGGAGCTGAACAGAAGATTGAAAATGAA GAAGGACTAAACATTTTGCACTGCGCTGCCATCAACGACCACTCTGAAATTGTAGAGTACATTATTAACGATCTGCAGATGAGAGAATTAGACAGAGATGATCAG TCAGAATGCCGTCCCTTTGCGCTGGCAGCAGAGCATGGGTGTGTTCAAATGTTAAACACACTGATGGAGCCCCACAACATGGCCACAATGAAGCCCAACAAG AGAGGGGACACGCCTCTGCACTTAGCTGCCAGGAACGGCCACTTGGATGCTGTACAACTGCTGCTGCAGAGCTTTGATACTCGGGATGAAGTCAATACG GACGGTGAGACAGCTTTGTACCAGGCTGCAGACAAAGGTCAAGAAGAATGTGTCCTggccctgctggaggctggctgtgaCCCCAACATCCTCACAGTG GCCAAATGCAGCGCTCTTCATCCCGTCTCTGAAAGAGGCGACACTTCTCTAGTTCAGCTCCTCCTAGAGTACCACGCCCACACAGATTTTAAAAATCAG cACCTGAATGCACCTCTCCACCTAGCAGTGAAGAACAGTCACCTTCCCGTAATTCATTCTCTTTTAGCAGCCGGCTGCAACATTAACGTCACAGACAAG ACGTCCCAGACTGCTTTGCACCTTGCTGCAGAGTCCGGCAGGACTGAAGTTGTGGAAATGCTCCTTAAAGCCGGCATGAATCTAACACTGTGCGACAGA CAGGGCAAGACGGCTCTGGGTGTGGCAGCCAGAGCAAACGAGGTGATTATTGTGGACATGATCATCAAAGCAGAGCGATACTACGCGTGGAGACAG GCCAACCCGGAGCTTAATGAAAGTGTTCACAGCGAATATCCGCTAACGTTTAAACTTGACCACCGCCATGAGACCAAGCAGCTCCGGTCGATTGCCTGGCGCCTGGCGTACGAGCTTCTGAAAGCAGGAGACTGGAAACGACTAGCAGAGCACTGGGGCTTCACTAAGGAGCAGGTTTCTGCTATTTCGGAGCAGTGGACGG GTCAGCGCAGCTATAAAGAACACGGCAACAGGATGCTGCTCATCTGGCTGCACGGGGAGGAGCTGACTCAGAGGAGTCCAGCTAAAGAACTCTACCAGGCCCTCGTCCACACCGGGAACGGGAGGGCAGCAG ACAAAATACGAACGGAGGACGAGAACATCAGCAGCAAAAGCTGCAGAGTTTCATGA